GCGCTGCCTCTACGCCGCCGGAATACTGGGCGTCGGATACGTTGGGGCCGACTACGCCACAGACAACTCCCTgacgcgctcgctgcgcacgctgctcgCCTTTGGCACGATCGTGTGCACGTACAAGTTCACTACCCCTACGACACCCGAGGAACTGTCTTCCATGCACAGCCGCGTCGCACGCATCATCCTCGATACATGCCTAAAAAATGAGGGGCTGTACATCAAGATTGGGCAAGGCCTGAACTCCATGAGCCACGTGCTCCCGCGCGAGTACACGGAAGTGCTCAAAGTGCTGCTGGACCGGGCGCCGCCTGTTCCGATGGCAGAGATTCGAAAGATCATCCGCGCCGAAACCGGCAAGGAAATCGAGGAGCTGTTTGTTCGCTTCGACGAGACGCCGGTGGCCTCGGCATCGATTGCGCAGGTGCACCAAGCGTGGCTTCCGCCTCCGGCAGACGGCTCATCGGCGGAGCCGCAGAGAGTAGCCGTGAAGGTGCGCAAGCCGTGCATCTCCACCCAGTCCGTGTGGGACCTGTACATATATAGCACCATCATGACGCTGCTCAAGCTTCTCTTTGACCTGCCGACGGACTGGTCCAGGAAGACCGTGTGCGACGCGTTGGTGCGCGAGATGGACTTCACCTTGGAGGCGTCCAACGCGAAGCGGTTCCGACACGCCTTCCGCGACAACCCGCGCTTGTACATCCCGCGTGTTCACGACGCGTACACCTCAAAGCAGCTGCTCGTTCTGGAATGGATCGAGGGGACCAAACTGAACGATGTGGAGTCTATACGAGCGCAGTACGATGAGAAGCGTGTGCTGACCACCTTGTTCGACGCCGTTGGCGACATGGTCTTTAAGCACGGCTTCGTCCACGCCGACCCGCACGCCGCCAACGTCCTTGTGCGGCCCTCGCCGAAAACCAATCCAGCGCCAGCAACAGCTGGCACCGACAtggctgctgccaccaccactaccaccaccacgtcggcggcaacgcgacacgccacggcagcgcgcgaCTCGAGCGACTACCAAGTCGTTCTCATCGACTTTGGCCTCGCCACACCGGAGCGAGTGCGCTTTCGATATCAATACGCCCTACTCTTTGTGAGCCTCTTTACCCATGACAAGGAATCGCTGCGGCGGGTGGTGCACGACTGGGGCATCAACGACGCCGAGATGTTCGCCTCTATACAGGCGCAGAAGCCCTTCGAAGCGATCCAGGCCGGCAGCTACGACGAAGTCACACGCGATGAGGTGATCGCCATGCAGACGAAGGCGCATGAGCGGGCAAAGGAGATCTTACGCGACACACGGCGCATACCGAAGGAGCTCATCATGGTGGGCCGCAGCCTCGACATCCTGCGCGGCGTTAACCGGCTTTACGGGTCACCCGTAAACCGCATGAACATGTTTGTGCAAAGTGCGGTGGAGTGTCTGGGTCCACTGCGAAACTACGACGCGGTCGACGCGTACTTGAAGCGCATGCAGAAGATTATGGAGGCGCGGGGTTGCTTGACAGCTGTCGCCAGAGACTGCTACCAGGAATACGAAAGCGTGTACGACGCCTCTGCAGACACCGTGCGAGAGGAGCaagaagccgcagcagcacagatTGCCGCCGAGGACGCACAGCGTGGGCTCCTCCACCCCTCGCAAGGGCCAGTATCGGAGGTGTACGCCTGGCTTGACGCTGTGTATCGCGccttgctgctgcacagTCTTTTGTTCCTGCTCAACGCGGTTCACGTGATCACCTACACTTACAACTCACTGATTGCGGCGTTCCtgccagccgcagcgcagaaGAAGCTCCGTATCGCAAGCCTGGAAGACCGGCGTGATCGTCTCTTTGTGCAACAGTGGAGTGTCGAGGGGGAAGAGATGGCGGAAGCCGTCCTCGAGGCTGGCTAAAATGCACGCAGAGCGAAAGACAAAAGGGAAGGGGTGAGAAGATCGCCAATGCAGTGACGAGACCCACCTCTCTCCTTATCTCCTTTCATTCCTACCGTcgtatcttttttttttttgctttcttctctgtttGCTGAGGTACTCTTAGCCCTGATGGTGCCAGCCACCGCACGGCGGTATCAGGGTCCAGTGCCCCCACTCCGTGGGGAGCCCAAGAGCCTGCATCCTGTCCTCGGGTACGGGTGCGGACTCTTGGTGCCAGCGGGCAGCTCTGTGCTGACACGGTGCGGGGGAGACGTGCGGTCGTGATCACATTTGTATCAGCTCACTACGCATCGTGCCGACGACCCAGCACGTAGTGGAAGAAGCGATCCGTACCcatcaccccctcccctacagcgcatgtgtgcgaaGCGCGTGGCACCTGCTGCATCCGGCCGGGTGGGCCGATGAGGTGCAGATGCCGGCAGCATGACGAGAGCACCCTCGAGTTGCACCACCGGGTCCTCCAGACTCCCGTGTGAAGAGCCTCCACACCATAGTGTggcatgccgcggcttgaagcgACTGAGAGCGCGAAGCAAGGCACACGGGCAGGGTGCGCAGGGTCTCAGAAGGCCCTGACCTGAGGCTGGCCAACTTCCTCTCTGCGCCCATCCAGCATGCGAGTAACCCCCCCCTGCCTACCACCCGCACggccgacgccaccgcttgtgccctcgagcagcaccCTGGCCGCGGCCCGCGTTGGATCGATGCGTGCAGTCCATCTGCGTCTCCGTGTGGGGCCGTTCACGGAGCACGCATGCggagaagggacgaggaagggATGAGAAGAGCCCGTTCGGCGCATGACCCCGAGATGCAACGGCAGGGCGGCTCGTCCGAGACGACGACGGATGTAGCTGCagtgcggcagaggtggatgagctgtggttgtgcaCGCGCATAGTTTTTGGTTTGTTTACGGTGGAATGGCCTGCTGATAGGAAGAAAGCAACTAACGTTTTCTTTacaggtggtggtgctgttgctgtgcgCACACCCCATTCGGTATTGAGcggcacacgtacacgcggGCTTACTCGCCATGTCATGCACGTTTGACGCCCTACAGGTATGTGTATCCGTGCATgcctgtgcacgtgtgcgcttcAGTGGCG
This genomic stretch from Leishmania infantum JPCM5 genome chromosome 33 harbors:
- a CDS encoding putative ABC transporter encodes the protein MALLSSKAARKWGWRCLYAAGILGVGYVGADYATDNSLTRSLRTLLAFGTIVCTYKFTTPTTPEELSSMHSRVARIILDTCLKNEGLYIKIGQGLNSMSHVLPREYTEVLKVLLDRAPPVPMAEIRKIIRAETGKEIEELFVRFDETPVASASIAQVHQAWLPPPADGSSAEPQRVAVKVRKPCISTQSVWDLYIYSTIMTLLKLLFDLPTDWSRKTVCDALVREMDFTLEASNAKRFRHAFRDNPRLYIPRVHDAYTSKQLLVLEWIEGTKLNDVESIRAQYDEKRVLTTLFDAVGDMVFKHGFVHADPHAANVLVRPSPKTNPAPATAGTDMAAATTTTTTTSAATRHATAARDSSDYQVVLIDFGLATPERVRFRYQYALLFVSLFTHDKESLRRVVHDWGINDAEMFASIQAQKPFEAIQAGSYDEVTRDEVIAMQTKAHERAKEILRDTRRIPKELIMVGRSLDILRGVNRLYGSPVNRMNMFVQSAVECLGPLRNYDAVDAYLKRMQKIMEARGCLTAVARDCYQEYESVYDASADTVREEQEAAAAQIAAEDAQRGLLHPSQGPVSEVYAWLDAVYRALLLHSLLFLLNAVHVITYTYNSLIAAFLPAAAQKKLRIASLEDRRDRLFVQQWSVEGEEMAEAVLEAG